In one window of Henckelia pumila isolate YLH828 chromosome 1, ASM3356847v2, whole genome shotgun sequence DNA:
- the LOC140862810 gene encoding uncharacterized protein: protein MREKYTEGSREDGNISCIKMKIPAFHGKSDPEAYLEWEKHVEFVFDCHHYSDLKKVRRLQTFKKGPRSVEEHYKELETTMIWTNIEEDNEATMARFLWNNNSSEEELSDYLLVEDCRRLGVQTLQNGRITSRCTNQNLTPNWRHQSNQCPNKKLMIINACGDVESESDGENYDDMPPLVDPDDDDGFGDVVGELLVCSLIIDGGSCTNVASCELVKKLGLPILNHLKPYRFQWFNNCTEVRVNRRVVVPFSIGNYVDEVLCDVVPMQACHILLGRPWQFDRRVVHDGFKNRYSFVMKKEPIIFLPMTPKQVSPCVVPVLLVPKKDGSWRVRIGGILMQVGKPVAYFSEKLNGASLNYPTYDKEFYALVRVLETWQHYLRPKEFVIHTDHESLKHLKGQQKLNKRHAKWVAFVETFPYIIKYKQGKENVVADALSQSVHSTTNYSPFEVVYGFNPLTPLDLMSLPMSERVNMDGKKKAEFVRSFHEKVRGNIEKMNLQYTKQANKGRKKVVFEPGDWEMNKI, encoded by the exons ATGCGTGAAAAATATACGGAGGGCAGTAGGGAGGATGGGAATATAAGTtgcattaagatgaaaattccagcgtttcatgggaagtcTGATCCGGAGGCATATCTGGAATGGGAGAAACatgtggagtttgtgtttgattgtcaTCACTACTCtgatcttaagaaagtgag GCGTTTACAGACTTTCAAGAAGGGTCCAAGGAGCGTGGAGGAAcactacaaggagttggagacCACGATGATCTGGACCAACATTGAGGaagataatgaagctacaatggctCGATTTTT GTGGAACAACAACTCAAGCGAAGAGGAGCTGTCTGATTACCTTCTGGTGGAGGATTGTCGACGTCTTGGCGTCCAAACATTGCAAAACGGGAGGATAACAAGCCGATGTACAAACCAAAATCtgacaccaaattggaggcacCAAAGCAA CCAATGTCCAAATAAGAAGTTGATGATTATTAATGCTTGTGGTGATGTGGAGTCTGAAAGTGATGGGgaaaattatgatgatatgcctCCGTTAGtagatcctgatgatgatgatgggTTTGGAGATGTTGTTGGTGAATTATTG GTGTGCAGTCTTATTATTGACGGGGGTAGTTGTACCAATGTGGCGAGTTGTGAACTTGTGAAAAAATTGGGGTTGCCTATTTTAAACCATCTTAAACCATATAGGTTTCAATGGTTTAATAACTGCACGGAGGTGAGAGTTAATAGGAGAGTTGTGGTACCATTTTCTATTGGCAACTATGTTGATGAGGTTTTGTGTGATGTGGTCCCTATGCAAGCGTGTCATATTTTATTGGGGAGACCGTGGCAGTTTGATAGGAGAGTGGTGCATGATGGGTTTAAAAATAGATATTCTTTTGTAATGAAAAAAGAACCTATTATATTTTTGCCAATGACTCCAAAACAAGTGTCACCATGTGTTGTACCTGTGTTGTTAGTACCTAAGAAAGATGGTTCTTGGC GTGTAAGAATTGGAGGCATCTTGATGCAAGTAGGAAAACCAGTGGCATATTTCAGCGAGAAGTTGAATGGAGCGtctttgaattatcctacctacgacaaggagtttTATGCGTTGGTGAGGGTACTCGAGACATGGCAACACTACTTGAGGCCAAAAgagtttgtgattcatacggatcatgaatccTTGAAGCATCTCAAGGGGCAACAGAAGTTGAATAAAAGACATGCCAAATGGGTAGCATTCGTGGAAACTTTTCCTTATAtaatcaagtacaagcaaggtaaGGAGAATGTGGTAGCGGATGCGTTGTCACAAAG tgtgcattctactacaaattatTCACCTTTTGAAGTTGTTTATGGCTTTAACCCATTGactccgttggatttgatgtcgttacctatgagtgaaagagTTAATATGGATGGGAAGAAGAAAGCTGAATTTGTGAGGAGTTTTCATGAGAAAGTGCGTGGAAATATTGAGAAAATGAATTTACAGTATACCAAGCAAGCGAACAAAGGAAGAAAGAAGGTTGTGTTTGAACCaggtgattgg GAGATgaacaagatttga